A single Paracoccus pantotrophus DNA region contains:
- a CDS encoding ABC transporter permease, translated as MKNSLIAKIMRDNRSLDIVLVLLGTILLWEIGVRLFNPPAIILPAPSAIWAAFMQSPWVFIRNMLYTLMTTGLAFTISVVLGVVMAVGIVQSKFLERTVYTLLIAINSVPKVALAPLFVIWLGTGMSSQLAVAVMLAIFPIVINTVLGLRSVDPDMLNLAKATRASKFDIIYKIRVPNALPSLFSGMKVGISFALVGAIVGEFVAGGRGLGFLVLTAQGQFDTTRVFVSLVLLGVMGTILFYAVDVMERIALPWHSSQRQPNA; from the coding sequence ATGAAAAACAGCCTCATCGCAAAAATCATGCGGGACAACCGCTCGCTGGACATCGTCCTGGTGCTTCTGGGAACCATCCTGCTGTGGGAAATTGGGGTGCGGCTCTTCAATCCGCCGGCGATCATCCTGCCCGCCCCCTCGGCGATCTGGGCCGCTTTCATGCAAAGCCCCTGGGTGTTCATCCGCAACATGCTTTACACGCTGATGACCACCGGCCTGGCCTTCACCATTTCCGTGGTGCTGGGCGTGGTCATGGCGGTGGGCATCGTGCAGTCGAAATTCCTTGAGCGTACGGTCTATACGCTGCTCATCGCCATCAACTCGGTTCCCAAGGTGGCGCTGGCGCCGCTGTTCGTGATCTGGCTGGGCACCGGCATGTCGTCGCAACTGGCGGTGGCGGTGATGTTGGCGATCTTTCCCATCGTCATCAACACCGTCCTGGGCCTGCGCTCGGTCGATCCCGACATGCTGAACCTCGCCAAGGCGACGCGGGCCTCGAAATTCGACATCATCTACAAGATCCGGGTGCCGAACGCCCTGCCCTCGCTGTTTTCCGGCATGAAGGTCGGCATCTCCTTCGCGCTGGTCGGCGCCATCGTCGGAGAGTTCGTCGCCGGCGGCCGCGGCCTGGGCTTCCTGGTCCTGACCGCCCAGGGCCAGTTCGACACCACGCGGGTCTTCGTCTCGCTGGTGCTCTTGGGGGTGATGGGCACGATCCTGTTCTATGCCGTCGACGTGATGGAGCGGATCGCCCTGCCCTGGCACAGCTCGCAACGCCAGCCTAATGCCTGA
- a CDS encoding hydantoinase B/oxoprolinase family protein: MAEISANDPITFAVLKSAVESIVDDMAYTVMRTARSPIVRDVLDYSTTMCDAKGRILAQAKTVALHLGAVPDAMEALLARFQGDLHPGDVIIFNDPYDGGMHLPDIFMFKPIFHGDEHLGFSVVICHHCDVGGRVPGSNASDSTEIFQEGLRLPPLKLYDRGVRNDIVFQIIERNVRLPDLVIGDLEAQLATCALGERELLRIVDKYGAPTFNRFLADFLDYGERLTRNEIANWPDGSYEFTDYIDGDGFDPAPIPIKVTITVKGDHLDVDFTGSSPQVKGAINSTLSFVKSATYLAIRCTLDSEVPNNSGMYRAIDIAAPKGCFLNPHFPAPVAARALTGYRVVDTVLGALSKIVPTRVAAAGEGGNSVVCLGGYDKETRQPFVMVDMINGALGARASKDGIDAITNPSQNMSNMPVELMESTYPIRIEEYSLRTDSCGAGRQRGGLGVVRQYRLLAEDAVLQLRADRYEHRPYGLFGGNPAAPSRNLLSLNGGAFELLDSKVTRNVAKGDVIRHEQAGGGGYGDPLLRPLEQVLEDALDGKITPAFAREHYRVVIEDGRINEKATAELRNLQPELA, translated from the coding sequence ATGGCCGAGATTTCCGCCAATGACCCGATCACCTTCGCCGTGCTGAAAAGCGCCGTCGAATCCATCGTCGACGACATGGCCTATACGGTGATGCGGACGGCGCGTTCGCCTATCGTCCGCGACGTGCTGGATTATTCGACCACCATGTGCGACGCCAAGGGCCGCATCCTGGCGCAGGCCAAGACCGTGGCGCTGCATCTGGGGGCCGTGCCCGACGCCATGGAGGCGCTGCTGGCGCGGTTCCAGGGCGACCTGCATCCCGGCGACGTCATCATCTTCAACGATCCCTATGACGGCGGCATGCACCTGCCCGACATCTTCATGTTCAAGCCGATCTTCCACGGCGACGAACATCTCGGCTTCTCGGTGGTGATCTGCCACCATTGCGACGTGGGCGGCCGCGTGCCCGGCTCGAACGCCAGCGACTCGACCGAGATCTTCCAGGAGGGGCTGCGCCTGCCGCCGCTGAAGCTTTATGACCGCGGGGTCCGCAACGACATCGTGTTCCAGATCATCGAGCGCAACGTGCGCCTGCCCGATCTGGTCATCGGCGACCTCGAAGCGCAGTTGGCGACCTGCGCGCTTGGCGAGCGCGAGTTGCTGCGCATCGTCGACAAATACGGTGCGCCGACCTTCAACCGGTTCCTGGCCGATTTCCTCGATTACGGCGAGCGCCTGACCCGCAACGAGATCGCCAACTGGCCGGATGGAAGCTACGAGTTCACCGATTACATCGACGGTGACGGCTTCGACCCGGCGCCGATCCCGATCAAGGTGACGATCACCGTCAAGGGCGACCATCTGGACGTGGATTTCACCGGCTCATCGCCGCAGGTCAAGGGCGCGATCAACTCGACCCTGTCCTTCGTGAAATCGGCGACCTATCTGGCGATCCGCTGCACGCTGGACAGCGAGGTGCCGAACAATTCCGGCATGTATCGCGCCATCGACATCGCGGCCCCCAAGGGCTGCTTCCTGAACCCGCATTTCCCGGCGCCGGTGGCGGCGCGCGCCCTGACCGGCTATCGCGTGGTCGATACCGTGCTGGGCGCGCTTTCCAAGATCGTGCCGACGCGCGTCGCCGCGGCGGGCGAAGGCGGCAACTCGGTGGTCTGTCTGGGCGGCTATGACAAGGAGACCCGCCAGCCCTTCGTCATGGTCGACATGATCAACGGCGCCCTGGGCGCGCGCGCCAGCAAGGACGGCATCGACGCGATCACCAACCCCTCGCAGAACATGTCGAACATGCCGGTCGAGCTGATGGAATCGACCTATCCGATCCGCATCGAGGAATATTCGCTGCGCACCGATTCCTGCGGGGCGGGCAGGCAGCGGGGCGGCCTGGGCGTGGTGCGCCAGTATCGCCTGCTGGCCGAAGACGCGGTGCTGCAGCTGCGCGCCGACCGCTACGAGCATCGGCCCTATGGGCTGTTCGGCGGCAATCCGGCGGCGCCCTCGCGCAACCTGCTCAGCCTGAACGGTGGCGCGTTCGAACTGCTGGACAGCAAGGTCACGCGCAATGTCGCAAAAGGCGACGTGATCCGGCACGAACAGGCCGGGGGCGGCGGCTATGGCGACCCGCTGCTGCGCCCGCTGGAGCAGGTGCTGGAGGACGCGCTGGACGGCAAGATCACCCCGGCCTTTGCCCGCGAGCATTATCGCGTCGTGATCGAGGATGGCCGCATCAACGAGAAGGCCACGGCCGAGTTGCGCAACCTGCAACCGGAACTGGCCTGA
- a CDS encoding ABC transporter ATP-binding protein, translating into MNMMADTTTDTYLRIKGAGKTYPSQHGPVVALSDINLDVRPGEFLSIVGPSGCGKSTLLKCLAGLENITSGGITVSGKPLSGPPDRMGVVFQRDVLLDWRTILDNVLLQAEFLGHPREQYRERALQLLERFGLKGYEKRHPWELSGGMRQRASICRALLCDPDLLLMDEPFGALDAMTRDDLNVELARMWQETNKTVIFITHSISEAVFLADRVVMMSRTPGRIVDVFDVDLPRPRPLSVRESDAFGVYAQRIRHHFAELGVLKE; encoded by the coding sequence ATGAACATGATGGCCGACACCACCACCGACACCTATCTGCGCATCAAGGGCGCGGGCAAGACCTATCCCTCGCAGCACGGGCCCGTCGTCGCGCTCAGCGACATCAACCTGGACGTGCGCCCGGGCGAGTTCCTCAGCATCGTCGGGCCCAGCGGCTGCGGCAAGAGCACGCTGCTGAAATGCCTGGCCGGGCTGGAAAACATCACCTCCGGCGGCATCACCGTTTCCGGCAAGCCGCTGTCCGGCCCGCCGGACCGCATGGGCGTGGTGTTCCAGCGCGACGTCCTGCTGGACTGGCGCACCATCCTGGACAACGTGCTGTTGCAGGCCGAGTTCCTGGGCCATCCGCGCGAGCAATACCGCGAACGCGCCCTGCAGCTGCTGGAACGCTTCGGGCTGAAAGGCTATGAAAAGCGCCACCCCTGGGAGCTGTCGGGCGGCATGCGGCAGCGCGCCTCGATCTGCCGGGCGCTGCTTTGCGATCCCGACCTTCTGCTGATGGACGAGCCTTTCGGCGCGCTGGACGCGATGACCCGCGACGACCTGAACGTCGAGCTGGCCCGGATGTGGCAAGAGACGAACAAGACGGTGATCTTCATCACCCATTCGATTTCCGAGGCGGTCTTCCTGGCCGACCGCGTGGTGATGATGTCGCGCACGCCCGGCCGTATCGTCGATGTCTTCGACGTGGACCTGCCCCGGCCGCGCCCGCTGTCGGTGCGCGAATCCGATGCCTTCGGCGTCTATGCCCAGCGTATCCGCCACCATTTCGCCGAATTGGGAGTGCTCAAGGAATGA
- a CDS encoding ABC transporter substrate-binding protein, which translates to MRKMQILPSAAVTALLILAGPGLAQDKLTVRLDFSPWGSHAAMHLAQQQGWFKEAGLDVDVQDGRGSGNTLQLVNAGQADVGQIQLGLIPAARQGGAKVKGIAGWDRRTDLCVLVDKDAPVEQITDLKGKKIVVFAASPWTPYIDTFLAAGGLDRDNTTIEFVDASALWGTYTSGRADAMMSTVASALPLAEAQRPSKCLTSDSADLYFPSYGLVASDDTIKNRADALKKLVEVQQRAWAEIASNPDLGVEAMLAQRPDAMLNPDVLREQIRLTVEYFDTPATEGKPIGWQADEDWEAALKGMERAGVVDPGWQVADYFTNDLIPE; encoded by the coding sequence ATGAGAAAGATGCAGATTTTGCCGTCAGCCGCCGTCACCGCGCTGCTGATCCTCGCCGGGCCGGGCCTGGCGCAGGACAAGCTGACCGTGCGGCTGGACTTCTCGCCCTGGGGCAGTCACGCCGCCATGCACCTTGCGCAGCAGCAGGGCTGGTTCAAGGAGGCGGGGCTGGACGTGGACGTGCAGGACGGGCGCGGCTCGGGCAATACCTTGCAGCTGGTCAATGCCGGGCAGGCCGATGTCGGCCAGATCCAGCTGGGCCTGATCCCCGCGGCACGCCAGGGCGGCGCCAAGGTCAAGGGCATCGCCGGCTGGGACCGCCGCACCGATCTTTGCGTGCTGGTCGACAAGGACGCGCCCGTCGAGCAGATCACGGACCTCAAGGGCAAGAAGATCGTCGTCTTCGCCGCCAGCCCCTGGACGCCCTATATCGACACCTTCCTGGCCGCAGGCGGGCTGGATCGCGACAACACCACCATCGAATTCGTCGATGCCTCGGCGCTGTGGGGCACCTATACCTCGGGGCGTGCGGACGCCATGATGTCCACCGTCGCCTCGGCCCTGCCGCTCGCCGAGGCGCAGCGGCCGTCCAAATGCCTGACCTCGGATTCCGCCGACCTGTATTTCCCCAGCTACGGCCTTGTCGCCTCGGACGACACGATCAAGAACCGGGCGGATGCACTGAAGAAACTGGTCGAGGTCCAGCAGCGCGCCTGGGCGGAAATCGCCAGCAATCCCGACCTGGGCGTCGAGGCGATGCTGGCCCAGCGTCCCGATGCGATGCTGAACCCGGACGTCCTGCGCGAGCAGATCCGCCTGACCGTGGAATATTTCGACACGCCGGCGACCGAAGGCAAGCCGATCGGCTGGCAGGCGGACGAGGATTGGGAAGCCGCGCTGAAGGGCATGGAGCGCGCCGGCGTGGTCGACCCCGGCTGGCAGGTCGCCGACTATTTCACCAACGACCTGATCCCGGAATGA
- a CDS encoding hydantoinase/oxoprolinase family protein, with amino-acid sequence MMTSATRTARIGVDIGGTFTDLVMIEGDGRLYHAKVPSTPAAPEEAVIAGISDLVRASGISVADVREIVHGTTVGSNTLLQKVGARAGLITTAGFRDVLEIGRLRTPNMFDLQWDKPVPLIPRRYRLEAQERIAADGTVITPLDEASVVAAAAALVEAGVESIALCFLNSYRNPAHEQRAEELIRARFPKVQVTTSVSVLPEAKEYERTSTTVVNAYVGPVLAAYLERLQTGIKRLGVNAPLLVSNSNGALASAETACEKPVFFISSGRAAGAVGGARLGEALAQENLVIFDMGGTTASATLVNGGELSRVSEYEFRAGISTPSRFIKAGGYMMSVPTVDVAEVGSGAGSIAALDSAGLIRVGPLSAGADPGPVCYGLGGEAPTVTDANLVLGYLPEELAGGARHLDKAASEAAIAARLGDPLGLEAEDAAYGIREVVNANMARAIRAVTVERGVDPRDFTLVAIGGSGPVHAAAIASLLSMDKLLIPATPGVFTAMGMLSGDIERYFTAPIGRVVEDVDLARLAEATEDLRRQAIANLREEGIPEEAMELLPEANMRFRGQEMSLAIPFAEPFDPVRVREDFLETYRSIYSYVSSDAVEVVGIRMTGRGLRQGRLDFRKLSAPDHEEAGPVSQRRVYFGKDAGWIETPVYDRTRSPRRLTGPVVLESNDSTVVVPPDATVERDDFLNLHIRLS; translated from the coding sequence ATGATGACTTCAGCGACCAGAACTGCGCGAATCGGCGTCGATATCGGCGGCACTTTCACCGATCTCGTGATGATCGAAGGCGACGGGCGGCTTTATCACGCCAAGGTGCCCTCGACCCCCGCCGCGCCCGAGGAGGCGGTGATCGCCGGCATCTCGGACCTGGTGCGGGCTTCGGGAATTTCGGTCGCCGATGTGCGCGAGATCGTGCATGGCACCACCGTCGGCTCGAACACGCTCTTGCAAAAGGTCGGCGCGCGGGCCGGGCTGATCACCACCGCGGGCTTCCGCGACGTGCTGGAGATCGGCCGGCTGCGCACGCCGAACATGTTCGACCTGCAATGGGACAAGCCCGTTCCCCTGATCCCGCGCCGCTACCGGCTTGAGGCGCAGGAGCGCATCGCCGCCGACGGCACCGTCATCACGCCGCTGGACGAGGCAAGCGTCGTCGCCGCTGCCGCCGCACTGGTCGAGGCGGGGGTGGAATCCATCGCCCTCTGCTTCCTGAACAGCTATCGCAACCCCGCCCACGAACAGCGCGCCGAGGAACTGATCCGCGCGCGGTTCCCGAAGGTCCAGGTCACCACCTCGGTTTCGGTCCTGCCCGAGGCCAAGGAATACGAACGCACCAGCACCACGGTGGTGAACGCCTATGTCGGCCCGGTTCTGGCCGCCTATCTGGAGCGCCTGCAGACCGGCATCAAAAGGCTGGGCGTGAACGCGCCGCTGCTGGTCAGTAACTCGAACGGCGCGCTGGCCTCGGCCGAGACCGCCTGCGAGAAGCCGGTGTTCTTCATCTCCTCGGGCCGGGCCGCCGGCGCCGTCGGCGGTGCCAGGCTGGGCGAGGCGCTGGCCCAGGAAAACCTGGTCATCTTCGACATGGGCGGCACCACCGCCTCGGCCACGCTGGTCAATGGCGGCGAGCTGAGCCGGGTCAGCGAATACGAATTCCGCGCCGGCATCTCGACGCCTTCGCGCTTCATCAAGGCCGGCGGCTACATGATGAGCGTGCCGACCGTCGACGTGGCCGAGGTGGGCAGCGGCGCCGGCTCGATCGCCGCGCTGGACAGCGCCGGGCTGATCCGGGTCGGCCCGCTTTCGGCCGGGGCCGATCCGGGGCCGGTCTGCTACGGCCTGGGCGGCGAGGCGCCGACGGTGACGGACGCGAACCTGGTGCTGGGCTACCTGCCCGAGGAACTGGCCGGCGGGGCGCGGCATCTGGACAAGGCCGCGTCCGAGGCCGCCATCGCGGCGCGGCTGGGCGACCCGCTGGGGCTTGAGGCCGAGGATGCCGCCTATGGCATCCGCGAGGTGGTGAACGCCAACATGGCCCGCGCCATCCGCGCCGTGACCGTCGAGCGCGGCGTCGACCCGCGCGATTTCACGCTGGTCGCCATCGGGGGGTCGGGCCCCGTGCATGCCGCCGCCATCGCCTCGCTCCTGTCGATGGACAAGCTGCTGATCCCGGCCACCCCCGGCGTCTTCACCGCCATGGGCATGCTTTCGGGCGATATCGAGCGTTATTTCACCGCCCCCATCGGCCGCGTGGTCGAGGATGTCGATCTGGCGCGCCTTGCCGAGGCGACCGAGGATCTGCGCCGGCAGGCCATCGCCAACCTGCGCGAGGAAGGCATCCCTGAGGAGGCGATGGAACTGCTGCCCGAGGCGAACATGCGCTTCCGCGGTCAGGAAATGTCGCTGGCCATCCCCTTTGCCGAGCCTTTCGATCCGGTCCGCGTGCGCGAGGATTTCCTGGAGACCTATCGCTCGATCTACAGCTATGTGTCCTCCGACGCGGTCGAGGTGGTCGGCATCCGCATGACCGGCCGCGGGCTGCGGCAGGGGCGGCTGGACTTCCGCAAGCTCTCGGCTCCGGATCACGAAGAGGCGGGGCCGGTCTCGCAGCGCCGGGTCTATTTCGGCAAGGATGCCGGCTGGATCGAAACCCCGGTCTATGACCGCACCCGCTCGCCGCGCCGGCTGACCGGCCCGGTCGTCCTGGAATCGAACGACTCGACCGTGGTCGTGCCGCCGGATGCCACCGTCGAGCGCGACGACTTCCTGAACCTTCACATCCGCCTTTCGTAA
- a CDS encoding ABC transporter permease subunit: protein MIFVHALRNAMLPVVTVIGDQAAALLNGAVVAETIFGFPGVGKLMIDAILQRDFNVVLAAIMVMALAIIGPSWLDAGHRSRTCAAAMPRPSNGSAGG from the coding sequence GCCCTGCGCAACGCCATGCTGCCGGTCGTCACCGTGATCGGCGACCAGGCGGCGGCGCTGCTGAACGGGGCCGTCGTGGCCGAGACGATCTTCGGCTTCCCCGGCGTCGGCAAGCTGATGATCGACGCTATCCTGCAACGTGATTTCAACGTGGTGCTGGCGGCGATCATGGTCATGGCGCTGGCGATCATCGGCCCGTCATGGCTGGATGCGGGGCACAGAAGCAGAACCTGCGCGGCCGCAATGCCCCGCCCTTCGAATGGGAGCGCGGGTGGTTAG